TCAAGGATGGACGGTGTTTTATGTGTCAGTTATATGCTCGTGAACACGAGACGGTATATGTGTACTAtgcatttacatgcatttaCGTAGCTGTCAGTCACTTCCTTTGACCCGAGCTGAGTACTTTCAGGAATGTGTTACTACTAGTATGTGATAGTATGTGCACACTGGTCACTGAAGAGTCAGCTTTGAGCTGGAACGTGAAAGAGACTCTTATCACACAGTTTCAATGCCATAGGTTGTGTTGCTTAGTATGTGTAGCATAATTTACCACTTCCCTCCTGAACCAgccaaccaccaccacctcaacaacaacactgcCCTTCATGGTGCTTTCAAGCCCCGTCAGGAGTAATGCATGTGCACGCAACACTTGGCAAATATGTGACGCGTACATGTCACACTGTGTGGAGAAGTGCACACTGTGTGGAGAAGTGCACGCTGCTGCACCCGTATTTGAGGAGTTTCTGTGGatgtggtgttattttttttcccccactgtgaAAACTTAACACTTTAGGAGGAAGGGTGCAggaaggagggggtggagggggggtctgTCAGTCGGCGGCCGCAGAGATAACACTCGGCTGTGAAACGCACATGCATGTTGAAGACATGAGGAACTGTTCAAGTCGTGCAGAAACGGGAGCCCGCGAGAGCTCTGTTCCCCCACCGCTATATTTCTGCGTGGAAAACATGGAAATGGATCCAAGCGGTCCAGAGACGCGCCAGGCACCCACTGCTCAGACAGCAATATTCACTCTGTTGTCAGGTTTGTCAGTGCTGAGGAGTGTAACCCcgaccttgtgtgtgtgtttggtttgcaCGCAGATGCAGTTAATCTGAAATCCCTTTTCCACAGCCGAGTGGCAGGGTACAGGTTTTCAAGTGGCCAAAGATAGATCTTCTCCTTCTGCATGACTGGGCTTTTTCACTCCACTGTTATCGCAATCATAACGTGCTTCATTGACCCACATAAGACGTGGACTTGGCTcagattatttgtttttattgctttcgATAAAACAAGTTGGTCCGAAGTTCAATAGGTACATGGAACCCTGGACATCCAGTGTTCTTCTGACCTTCCCCAGTGTCCCCTCCTGAGTCAGGACACTGCTTTCTTGACTTGTATACAAGGGATAGGTTTGCAGTACTTTGGTTTTCATTTCCCAGTGATGTTATTGTTTCTCTCAAGTACCTGTAGTGGGAGTAAGGTTCTACACTTTAACCAGTTCCTAACCAAAACCATAAAATGACTGACGACTTAAACGACTGCACGTCGTACTGAACCGGTAGGGTTTGTACGGTGGAAGGCCTCATGGAGGGACTGTTGCTTTTTGGATGTCGGCGTTACCAGCTCGGGGGATCCCGCTTCCAGACAGTGATGTGGCTGGGCACAGATGTGcaggaagtgtttttgtttgagtaGGCGACACTTGTTTGTAGACAGCCCATTCCTGGTCCACAGTCTTGTCTTCTACTCAACTCAGAAACTTCACCACTTGCTTTCCTCCACTCGCCATGTTGAGGTAATGTTAAGTCTGTCGCTAGTGTTGTCATCACCCCCCAAGTCTAGGACGTAGTCATTGGATATTTACTCACAGAAAAGTGATTTTATTGTCCCAGCGCTTGGACTCACAGTCCAACAGCGAAATATAATGGGAAActagttatatatcaaaacctAAAAACACCACCGTTCACACACACGTACCGAACTCTTCAATGTTATATTGCGAGTCAGCAAAGAACAGCATGTTAGCAGTGACGGcgaaagttaaaaacaaaagcggCACATTTAAACTGAAGACATGCAAACTACGTTAACAGATTATTATAGTTCTCTGCTGCGAATGGAAACTTTTCTTGTGTCTGGTTGTTTTGGCATCAGTGTTGTGTAGCACCAACCAGAATGGAGAAAATGGAACAGCTTGGGACGTACCGTGGATCTGCAGCCCTTTCTTGACTCTGGGCCAGGATTTGAGCGCCGGTTGGGgccagtgattttttttttccctctctgcgGTCCCATCTGTCTGTTGCCCATCTCTTGGGAAGACCTTGTTCTAGCAGTAACCAACTCAGACTTTTTAAAGTACCAAATTCTATTGTTGAAAGTTTGAATATTCATCAATAGTCTGTGATTTTTGGAAATGCCAGCTCACAACCTTCGTGATTGATTAACAATGTTGGGAAATACTTGACCTTAAAAGgcgtgaacacacacaggaagagaccagCAGCGTCCTGTGAGGTTTAAAGACGTTCCTTGATGCTAAATGGGTGGGTACCAAGCCAaaactaatctcaactttgagtTGGCGCCCAAGGGTCAGTTCACAtatgatgcaaacacagagttcCCTGTACATTTAAACAAGAGGAAACGATACATTCTTCATCACAGCAGACCTGGAGCTTCAGGTGAACCCAGACGGAACATTGTTGATTGTGTTCGTCCACTAGCGACCAACTGGCAGCTACAAAGTTGTGGGTGACGTTCTTTGTATGTGGACGTGTGTAAAGATCTGTTactgtgtttctttgtcttaGGACTTCATGATGCAGCAGACTATGCTGAGGATTAAAGATCCGGTCAAATCCCTGGACTTCTACACCAGAATCCTCGGCATGACGTGAGTATCAGCGTTGGCTTCGGCTCATTCAACATAACAAATCCTAAATGTATTCAGAGCACTTTGGACCGTGTGAACTGTGTGTTTAACCGTTTCCTATGCATAAAGCCGACTTTGTGAACATTTTTCTCTCTGGTGTGCAATATGTTACAGGCTCCTGCAAAAGTTTGACTTCCCCTCCATgcatttctctctgttctttttggGCTACGAGGACAAGAAGGAGATCCCCACCGATGTTAAGGAGAAGACATCGTGGACCTTTTCCAGAAGAGCCACCCTGGAGCTGACACAGTGAGGACGAATTAATTGATTTTCAGCAGTTTTAGCTCTGAGCTCAGTCACATTAGAAGCAACAGTACTTTCCTGCTCTAGTGGGATCTGAATAatcctctgtgtttttgaattttcctgTTCTACCTTTGTTGTACTGTGCAGGGGTAGTACAGTATGTTGAAGACAACATCTTAAGCGTgtccctcttccctcttcctcctacCTTTCAGTAACTGGGGCTCTGAGTCTGATGAGAGCCAGTCCTACCACAATGGAAACTCTGATCCACGCGGGTTCGGTAAGACTCTTCACATGCCAAACAAACGTGGTTTACAAAACAGGTTCCAAATGTAAAAGTTCTCTTGCATAAAGggatatctatatatatatattgtataattgcaaagttgtaaaaaaacaaaaatacagttaagccacaatattatgaaacACCATTAACAATAATTTACCCGATCTGTGTGTTCAAACTGAACACTGTTTGTCTACTTGACACGTGACAGGACATATTGGAATTGCAGTCCCTGATGTCAATGCGGCGTGCAAATTGTTTGAAGAGCAAGGAGTAACATTTGTCAAGAAGCCTGATGATGGTAAGGAAGGGAATGGGAAGCAGATGgatcagagcttctttttttgtttgtttgtttgttttttaaatacagaGTACCAGACGAACCTATGCATTCTCAGCTACTACTCAAGTGTGATTAACaatgatttaattattattcttttattttcctattgCCTCAGTGAGCACACTATATTTTGGGAACCGTTCTTTGGTTCCTAAATGCACCAAAatgaggcagaagatgttaaaGCTGCTGTACagcttcatcatcattattttttgctttttaccttttttagtGACAGATTAGAATTATTACATGATTACTGACTCCATAGCCTGCTCACCACCTGTACCCACATTTGATGTGTTAATGTCTTATAATTTCTTTACCTAAATCGCATGCTTTTTATGaaaaagaatttatttaatgtCGTTTTTGCAGCTCATTTTCCACCCcatcctgtttattttcttcccctCAGGTAAGATGAAAGGCTTGGCTTTCATTCAGGACCCTGATGGATACTGGATTGAGATCCTTAGTCCTAACAATATGGTGTCCATCACCTCCTAAACACATGCTACCTGCTGCAGTCAGTGGAGGCCTGCACCGCTGTGGCTTCATTGGGAGATCAAAAACGTTGGGGATTTAACAGCATGTGCTGAAGAGCTGAAGGCAAATGGAGCTGAATCCTTTGCACAGTGGCGATCAATGTGCCCTGCTACGGGCTGGACTAGTATAACAGCTGATGAGCACATAGATTAGATGAGTAGCAGCTACTTTGAAGTTTATCTGCCatcatttgtttgtatttgtttccaaAAAGTAATGCTGAAATGGTGTTGCTGTCTAATAAATGTGAAAGCCACGGTTATATTAAATGGTTTTatgtgttgcttttctttttagtgttgGGGAAGGGTAAAATAAAATcccagttaaaaaaataaggaataaCATTTATAGTGTTTTGTAGACTTAAGCCGTTTTTGTTGTAAATGGCTTTTACAGTCATGCCCTCACGAATGTCCTTGTCCTGTAGTCGAAGTCTCTGACACAGCTGTTTAGACAAAATGAATAGAGAAATGTTATTAATCATCAAGAAGAAGCTGGTCAATATTTGATGTCAAGGTCCATGAATGCCAACGTTAATATGATCAGCTGCTCTCCTAGATTGTACACTGACAGCACCATCCTCAAGCTATGAGATCCCCTCCCCTAATAGAAATTGTGGAGAATATACGTCACCTGACCCGCGCTGCACATTTTTCTGTCGTCATCTCCATATGTGACACGCTCTGCTTGGTTAACTTTCCATACACTCTTCTCCACCGGTGAATTTTTGGATTTGACCAGAAATTAGCTCAGAAATTAGCATCAACTGGCCATTTGAATTATAACTGCCAATACGGCTCCAGCTGCATTAAATATTGAGATTTACCAGTTGCACCCGATTGCTGCAGTATTTCATGTGCTAAATCACATGCAGACACGAACTATTaaagtgtttaatttaatgtgtttttcttttcaaatgtcttGTGCCATGTGGTATGGAACCCTGGATCGGCCGCCCTAAAGGCATGTGACCTGCTCCAGAGTATTTCGTGGGGAGACGGAGGTCGGTGGTTTGAACCCAGACTGGGACAAAGATGGAGAATGGTTAGAAAAGCTGAACGGCAGCTTATTgtacaaatataatatattctATTCACAATGTAGGCATGCATACACCACTAAAAAGAATTATTTAAGGAAAACTTTTTATTCTTGAGTATAGCATCGAGTCAGCAgcatcataaaaaatatatacagtagtaTCAGTATCAGTTATATGATATGAATTAATTAACAACAGATGTATTAGAGGGGCAACAAGGACATGACCCCCAAAGCATTAatgattattgtgttttttttattttgtgtttttaactaGTTTTGCATTTAGGGTCAACGTCACTACTGGTAGCATGAGGCAATACCTGGATCCTACGAAGGTTGCACAGGGAGTCATACACTCCTCCAGGATCAATAAAAGCTAAAAGTAGTGCACTCAGTAGAGGTGTTGAAGAAGACATACTAGTTAATTGTATTTATCaaaggtatatatatatgagattACATGGCTGTTACTCATGTCCACTGGAACAACAGactggacaggaggacagacaaTGAAGTCAGCTGACCCTATTTACAGGGGAAGCACggatattttaaatgtgcacagGCACAAATTGATCCTTGAGACTTTTTCCAGCATTGAGAACTTCTCTCTCCACATGCCAACATGCCCTATGTTTGCTGTTTCAGTTGTGAAAGGCTTTGtgtacattcattcatcttcagaGTATCTGAAGGAAAAAACTCACCGTGGGTGGGATGTTAATATGTGTAGATACTTGTGGTTGAAGAAATGCCAGCAGCTTGTATTCAAATAGTCCTTGCATAATATTGTTTGCCACTAGAGGGTACTCCAGTACAGTGACTCAGATAAACTTGAGTACCATCACTTACTGTGAATTCATCTTAATTTCTGCATGCACTGCCAAGATTTTGATCCACTGGCTGTTTTATATGAATGGTCTTGTAAGCATGCAAAGAAATTTTGTCACTGATATTTGTCAGACGTAACACAGAGCAAATCTTCAGCCCAACAGTCTCTTTTTCACCTAAAGTATGAAGTTCTTCATCACCTTTGATTGGTGGCTTGACATGATATTGttgagtttttattgtcatttaccTAAATCTCTATTGTGCGTATAAGTGTAAATGCACTTAAAATGTAGGTCCTGTTTCATCTAAACTGAACCGACTGTGGCCAGACTTGTAGGTAAAGTTGCACAGGATGAGATGAAAAGGTGCAGGGAGTCAGATTTGCATTAACTTTAAACTAAAAGCATTGTCCCGAAGTCAGCTGCTAATCAACGCAACACGTCCTAAGCAGTTTAAACTGTTCTAACCTTAGTTCATGCTTGACTGATGGCCATAATCAGCGTAACTTCAAGAATCATGCGCACCCCCAATATCACAGGCACATCTATGGGTTTAAATGATAGGTTCAAACATGTGGGACCCTAACATGTAGAAGCAATGAATCTGTGTCTGTTAATAAGATATCCGGCAGGATATAGTATCGGTGATTCACTGCAGTGGTGGATTTTGGCTTCAACATAAACAAGACATTACCTTTTTAGGGATGAGGGTGATAATATAATTTTAACTAGCTGTTCATCATATGTGTTGTTTTGCCATGACAtgacagaaacatctggactccATGAAGGAACAAACGCTGCCTTGGTAATAACTATTAGACGGATCACCGTGAAAATTGGAACAGACATGTTTCCCAGATAGCCATTTCCTCCTTAAGTTTACAGTGTCTTGATTATTATTAAGTCCCCATTAAGTCAAAGCTACCACGTATCCAGGAAAATAGGTCACCATGTAATAAATGAACTTTAACGTTGGTCCGTACATGCATATCTCCTTTTAGATGAGCTGTAAtaaagagagaagggggagggaaTGGAGGGATACACAGCAGTTAACATGATGTACAGTAGTAGCGCAGGACTCCGTGACTCGTAgtagagaagaaattagataagAAGGTAGGAGCTTTGTCTGGGagagaagagagtagaggacatgtgctcAGTGTATCATCctccagcagcctaggcctatgaCTGCATAACTACGGGATGGTTAaatccagccctaactataagcttgaCCAATAAGAAaggtcttaagcctgaccttaaaagtagagagggtGTCTGCTTCCAGAgaccaaactgggagctgggagagaggagaggagcctgaagaCTCTACCTCCCATTGTACTTTATGAAattctaggaaccacaagtagacctgcactttgagatcgcAGAGATCTGTTGGGACGATATGGTCCAGTGAGGTCTTTccgatatgatggagctaggcctttcatgGCCTTGTATGTaatgaggaggattttaaattctattGTAGATTTTAatgggagccagtgaagagaagctaaaattgGAGTAATATGACCTCTCTTACTAATTCCTGTCAATGCTCtagctgcagcattttgaatcagtttGAGGCTTAACAGAGCTATTtggtcagacagacagacagacagacagacagtaatgAATTACtgtaatccagcctggaagacacaaacgCATTAACTaatttttcagcatcactcaggatgttcctaattttaatgacattacacaggtgaaagaaagcagtcctggtcctGGCTTCATGTgtgaattaaaggacatatccacGTCAAATATGAggccaaggtttttcacagttgtactggaggccaaggtaaggacatccaaagaaaccaggCGATTAGATGATGAATCTCTGAGATGTTTGGGAACAAATACAATTCTGTATCTGTTTCTTCTGAATTTAAGAgcagaaaattacaggtcattcgaggctttatgtctttaaggcatgcttggagtttaatcAGCCGAGtagttttatttggtttcatggataaatatagctggatGTCATCTGCATAGAAATGGAAGTTTATGTCACGTTTCCTAGATTAACGTAAttgtcatttctttctgttgctAATCTCTGTTGCTATGGCACGTGTTCGTGGTTTGACAGACAggtaaaaactgaactgaagaagaggTATGATTCACACAGGAAAATAACAACCACGGACAGGAACTCAAAATAAATATGCTTGAGTCTTATTTAAGTGACATTACGGTGAATAAAAAGGTTGTGTGCCCACAGCGGATACAGccacaatattattattattccatgaCCTGCTTCATCCAGTCCACTGAAATCAATCTTCGTCAGGACGAGGACCCACAGCGTTCCTCTGCCATGTCGAGGCTGTTTTGAACTTGTGCGTTGTGTGACTGACTGATAAAGTGGACCAGCGCTCCAACAACACTGACTCATCTGCAGCTCAGCtctttgtcctctgtctctgtgaacCTGGGATGACTCTCGCTGGCTGAGTTAGCCCTTCGTTTTTCCACAGAGGGAAGACAGGAATGGACAAGCTTTGGCACTCTGGAAGGAGCGAGACAAGTCTAAAAATActtttcaatttttctttttttaattcataaacCCCAACCACTTGAGGTGCTGTCACCTGCAGCAGAGCAACAGTGATGCAGGATTGGTTTGTTTGCACATACCACGAAAAATACTTAATTTTAGGACAATCattcatattcttttttttatgatttgatTGTTTATCTGCATCCATATCTTACTTCTAATCACATGACATTCTTGCTTGGGAATAATAATGGGTTATTCCACAATGTTTGCACACTTGCAATTAATCTCTTCCCATTACAGTTTTACTCTGTAGCTGTTACACGTAACACAAAACCTTTTGTACAGCAGTAAACTTTACTGTCACCTTGTCTCCCAGATTTTCATTGGACACACTGCACAACAAAAACGCAATTAATCTTGAACTATGACCCACGATTTTTCTGATGGCAGGGCTTTTATCATCATGTACTTTTGCATTCTATTATTTTTGTATCATACCTTCTTTCGTTGTCGTCTTCCTGCTGTTTTCATCAATCAGCTACACTACTACACATGCTGTAACCACTAATTTATTCACGCAGCCGATAAGAGACAACCAATTTGTGGCTCTCATGTTGCTGTAAAGCAAGCACAtcttgggttggagctgctataatgaaaagtaatttccccctgggatcaataaagtaattctgattctgattctgatcttcCTCTAGATTAGATCACTCTAACAGAAACCAATTGCATTAAACCAGCACACTCACGCTTCTTGTCTTTACAATTAGACTTCTGCTCACTGTGACAATTATGGTGATACATGTCAGCGTTTAAGGGCACAGAAATTAATAGAGGTGACGTAACATTTCagataatttaattcatttttatatattattattattatgatcatAGCTGATGATGAGTGAATGCTAGAGATAACTTTTAAATGGAGCATGATAAAACGGCATTAAACGTTGTAATGTTTGCTATAAATAACTgctattaattattattttctccatATACTAAAATCCATCCATGAATGGCGGATGACCGTGATGCACTCACAGTTAATGCAGCTGACCACACTTCAAATTTTGTTAATTGTGTTTATGCCAGTAAATAGTTGCAGTCATGATCTGAGCCATACCGTGAGGTATATTGAATGTTTTCACAATGATGTTGGTTCATTTAATCATCCAATCCAGGGGTGGACCCTAGAGGGTCCCTGGTGGAAAGGAACATATGGTAGCATCTGTGcttagctcttttttttaaatttttttattcaacctggcaaaaaagacacatccATACAGTCAGCAAATAACACCTTACAACTGACTCTGTGGACAGGAGGCCCTCGGGAGAAATACAactgcaactaaaaaaaaaacaaaacaaaaaaaaaacaggctgattGTTTTACTGTAGAATTCTATTGATGATGTAATAATAGCCTCAACTGATGGTGCGCAGAAAGTTTCAATTCTTTTGTCCGTGTGATGATGTGGCTGCGGGGTGATAGGAATCATGCATTTTTAACAAAGTCCAGACTGACCAGATGACGCTGGGgtaattaaaatttgaaaatgtaGAGATTTTGAAAATTAACTTGGAAAAGTGTGCCGTTCAGTTTGACGCATTATATAAATCAGGACAGACAAACGCCTCACAACCTTTATTAATTTTACATATCACTATCGGGGATGAAGGCAAATCAAGTTAATGTTAATGGAAAGATTACCTTGGCGTCATATTTTCATCCAGACCTTGCTACACTCACCCTAGTGTCTTCACAAATTAGACTGAATGTCATAAGAGAGATGCAAAAATGTCACAGTAAAGGTCATACCGTGAAGACTTCGTACGCGGTGTCTGTTACAGCCCCAGACAGTTGTTTAAACTCAAAGAGACAACGCATGTCAGTGTATTATCATTACACCACATATTCACGTGCTTTGGGCTGGTGGCGTTCAAGTGTCCGCATTGTGAATAAAATATGGCTCAAGTGATAGTCCCCACAAGCACTTATTCTCTCTGTGCATGCCCATTCCTGGAGCAAAAAGCCACACACTAGAAAATATTTCATCCACATGCAGGGTTTTCTCTAATCTCCATGTGCAGACAAGAGAACCGCTTGAGTGCGAGTTGTATTGAGAAGTGTGCATTAATTATCTTTCTGCCATTCTACACCCGAAATGGTAAATGGGACAGAAGGCAAAAAGCTTTCTTGCTTGAGATAATAAGCAGACAACTGCATGTGTGGAGCGGAGGCAGACTCATTCAGGTCAGCCTGCTCCGCGAACTAGCGAGCGGTTAGTCAACCCTCTGTCATTAAGAGGCTGAATCTGTGGCGCTCCTAATAGTGAATCTATGATTTAGCCTGGTGAATGGTAAAAATGGAATGGGTTTcatgactgaaataaatgaacagacacaagggagaatatatatatatgtaaaaaaaaatgaaaaagaaaaaaaaaggctcacgTCAGAGAGTGCACAAAACACAGGCAAAATTACAGTCTGAGAGAGACACTGAgagtcattttattattactgcaCGCTGCTCAGGGGGAGAGCATGAGAATCTTTACTGAAACATAATACACACAACATCCTGCAGGGGCTCTCCTGTGGTTTGGCAAAACAGCCCTGCAGGGATGCCTTCCTGCTCAtatttaaaaaaggacaaaagcaGACCTCAGGATGGAGACTTTTATCTATATGTCCTCTATATATTCGATGCCTTTTCAGATCTCTTTCTAAGACCTTCCATCACTTTGATGAATGATTAATTGACTTTTGATCGACGCAGAATTTCAGGGAATAATAATTACTACACTAGTTGGTTCTTTAGTGGCACGGATCCTGTCCTCTTACAGTACGTGCTCTTTGCCTTCGGTTCACTAGTGTGCTCAGCCTCCAAGATGGTACATTCAGATCTGTTGCTGAGGAGCCTGTTAATTATTTACTGTTGTCGCTAGCACTGTCTTTAAATAAAGAGACAACGCTCTGTATTGTTCACAACAAGGTACTGACTCAATAATTAATATTGTTAATAATACTTCAATGGAGTTAGTTCAGTCAGGTGACACGTCCGCTACGTTgacaaacctgaacacatcgAGACACGCGTCAGTAAAGCATAAAGCATGAGGGTGAACGTAATTTATTCATAATCTATCCTGAAATTATATTAGCTTCAGTGATCGCACAGATATAGGAAGAAAACGCAGTGCAGGTACATACGGCGGATTCTTTTTGCATCAGCGTTTTAACGTCACCAACACATGGGAACACGTGTAACATTGTGTCTCTATCCCTTGTTAAGAGAACTTGCCATATGCACTCGGTGCCGAACGTGCTGGTTCTGCCAGGAGAGTTTCAACTCATCGCTGCGCAGtaggaaaagaagaaacatcacCGGTGTTGCGGTAGGGACACTGCAGTTATTTATAGCATGCAGGCTTTTGGGGAGGGAGAAGCCATACTCTGCTCTTTGCCCTTCAGTTCCCATCAGACTCCTCACTGCTTAGACAGCTGACAGGTACACCAACAGATTACCCTTCCAGTGCATTAGCCCCTGAAAACAACATGCAATAATGCACCATATACTGTACAGCGTTGCTCTGTATgcacatacagtgggggaaataagtatttgatcccctgctgaatttgtaagtttgcccacttccatagaaatgatcagactctggtttttatggttgtttactggttatgggtatagacagaatatcagtcgaaaatgcataaaaaacacacaatctaaaagttataaattgttatgtattttattaagggaaataagtatttgatccccaagcacaacacaagtcagtactttgtagagaaacctttgttggcaagcacagcgatgagacgtttcttgtagttggtcaccaggtttgcacacagcgcaggagggattttggcccattcatctttacagacagtctctaaatccttcaagtttcttggctgcctcttggaaactcggagcttcagctccctccacaggttttcgatcgggttaaggtctggagactgactaggccactccatgaccttaatatgcttcttcttgagccactcctttgttgtcctggcagtatgttttgagtcattgtcatgttggaaaacccacccacgaggcatcttcagtgttcttgctgaggaaagaaggtttttgtccaagatgttacagtacatggctgcattcattggccccataatgcggtgaagttgccctttgctgaaaaacagccccaaaatatgatgtttccacctccatgcttaaccgtgggtatggtgttctttgggtcatactcacgttttttcatcctccaaacacggcgggtcgagttaatgtcaaatagctcaactttggtttcgtcagaccacagcactttctcccaagccttctctgagtcatttagatgt
The sequence above is drawn from the Mugil cephalus isolate CIBA_MC_2020 chromosome 3, CIBA_Mcephalus_1.1, whole genome shotgun sequence genome and encodes:
- the glo1 gene encoding lactoylglutathione lyase; this encodes MSDKGLTDDAVAAACKDGDPITKDFMMQQTMLRIKDPVKSLDFYTRILGMTLLQKFDFPSMHFSLFFLGYEDKKEIPTDVKEKTSWTFSRRATLELTHNWGSESDESQSYHNGNSDPRGFGHIGIAVPDVNAACKLFEEQGVTFVKKPDDGKMKGLAFIQDPDGYWIEILSPNNMVSITS